In Eubalaena glacialis isolate mEubGla1 chromosome 3, mEubGla1.1.hap2.+ XY, whole genome shotgun sequence, the following are encoded in one genomic region:
- the PROX1 gene encoding prospero homeobox protein 1 isoform X4, with translation MPDHDSTALLSRQTKRRRVDIGVKRTVGTASAFFAKARATFFSAMNPQGSEQDVEYSVVQHADGEKSNVLRKLLKRANSYEDAMMPFPGATIISQLLKNNMNKNGGTEPSFQASGLSSTGSEVHQEDICSNSSRDSPPECLSPFGRPTMSQFDMDRLCDEHLRAKRARVENIIRGMSHSPSVALRGNDNERDMAPQSVSPRESYRENKRKQKLPQQQQQSFQQLVSARKEQKREERRQLKQQLEDMQKQLRQLQEKFYQIYDSTDSENDEDGNLSEDSMRSEILDARAQDSVGRSDNEMCELDPGQFIDRARALIREQEMAENKPKREGNNKERDHGPNSLQPEGKHLAETLKQELNTAMSQVVDTVVKVFSAKPSRQVPQVFPPLQIPQARFAVNGENHNFHTANQRLQCFGDVIIPNPLDTFGNVQMPSSTDQTEALPLVVRKNSSDQSASGPPAGGHHQPLHQSPLSATAGFTTSTFRHPFPLPLMAYPFQSPLGAPSGSFSGKDRASPESLDLTRETTSLRTKMSSHHLSHHPCSPAHPPSTAEGLSLSLIKSECGDLQDMSEISPYSGSAMQEGLSPNHLKKAKLMFFYTRYPSSNMLKTYFSDVKVPERFLEVAQITLREFFNAIIAGKDVDPSWKKAIYKVICKLDSEVPEIFKSPNCLQELLHE, from the exons ATGCCTGACCATGACAGCACAGCCCTCTTAAGCCGGCAAACCAAGAGGAGAAGAGTTGACATTGGAGTGAAAAGGACGGTAGGGACAGCATCTGCATTTTTTGCTAAGGCAAGAGCAACGTTTTTTAGTGCCATGAATCCCCAAGGTTCCGAGCAGGATGTTGAGTATTCAGTGGTGCAGCATGCAGATGGGGAAAAGTCAAATGTACTCCGCAAGCTGCTGAAGAGGGCGAACTCATATGAAGATGCCATGATGCCTTTTCCAGGAGCAACCATAATTTCCCAGCTGTTGAAAAATAACATGAACAAAAATGGTGGCACGGAGCCCAGTTTCCAAGCCAGCGGTCTCTCTAGTACAGGCTCCGAAGTACATCAGGAGGATATATGCAGCAACTCTTCAAGAGACAGCCCCCCAGAGTGTCTTTCCCCTTTTGGCAGGCCTACTATGAGCCAGTTTGATATGGATCGCTTATGTGATGAGCACCTGAGAGCAAAGCGCGCCCGGGTTGAGAATATAATCCGGGGTATGAGCCATTCCCCCAGTGTGGCATTACGGGGCAATGACAATGAAAGAGATATGGCCCCGCAGTCTGTGAGTCCCCGAGAAAGTTACCGAGAAAACAAACGCAAGCAGAAGCTGCCCCAGCAGCAGCAACAGAGTTTCCAGCAGCTGGTTTCAGCCCGCAAAGAACAGAAGCGAGAGGAGCGCCGACAGCTGAAACAGCAGCTGGAAGACATGCAGAAACAGCTGCGCCAGCTGCAGGAAAAGTTCTACCAGATCTATGACAGCACTGATTCTGAAAATGATGAAGATGGTAACCTGTCTGAAGACAGCATGCGCTCGGAGATCCTGGATGCCAGGGCCCAGGACTCCGTGGGGAGGTCAGACAATGAGATGTGCGAGCTGGACCCGGGGCAGTTCATCGACCGAGCCCGGGCCCTGATCCGGGAGCAGGAAATGGCCGAAAACAAGCCGAAGCGAGAAGGCAACAACAAAGAAAGAGACCACGGGCCAAACTCCTTACAACCCGAAGGCAAACATTTGGCCGAGACCTTGAAACAGGAACTGAACACTGCCATGTCGCAAGTTGTGGACACTGTGGTCAAAGTCTTCTCGGCCAAACCCTCTCGCCAGGTTCCTCAGGTCTTCCCGCCGCTCCAGATCCCCCAGGCCAGATTTGCAGTCAACGGGGAGAACCACAATTTCCACACCGCCAACCAGCGCCTGCAGTGCTTTGGCGACGTCATCATTCCGAACCCCCTGGACACCTTTGGCAATGTGCAGATGCCCAGTTCCACAGACCAGACAGAAGCACTGCCCCTGGTGGTCCGCAAAAACTCATCTGACCAGTCTGCCTCCGGCCCCCCTGCTGGCGGTCACCACCAGCCCCTGCACCAGTCACCTCTGTCGGCCACCGCAGGCTTTACCACGTCCACCTTCCgccacccctttcccctccccttgatGGCCTACCCGTTTCAGAGTCCATTAGGTGCTCCCTCCGGCTCCTTCTCGGGAAAAGACAGAGCCTCTCCTGAATCCTTAGACTTAACTAGGGAGACCACGAGTCTGAGGACCAAGATGTCATCCCACCACCTGAGCCACCATCCTTGTTCACCAGCACATCCACCCAGCACCGCAGAAGGGCTCTCCTTGTCTCTCATCAAATCCGAGTGTGGCGATCTTCAAGACATGTCCGAAATCTCACCTTATTCGGGAAGTGCA ATGCAGGAAGGATTGTCACCCAATCACTTGAAAAAAGCAAAGCTCATGTTCTTTTACACCCGTTATCCCAGCTCCAACATGCTGAAAACCTACTTCTCTGATGTAAAG